A single region of the Gracilibacillus caseinilyticus genome encodes:
- the fliG gene encoding flagellar motor switch protein FliG — protein MAKRQTLTGKQKAAILLISLGPDVSAQVYKHLTPEEIEKLTLEISSVKKVDGNQKEEILEQFHEIAMAQDYISQGGISYAKTVLEKALGEDKADDIIKRLTSSLQVKPFDFARKAEPGQIINFIQNEHPQTIALVLSYLDAEQSAQILSELPQEMQADIAKRIAVMDSTSPEIIAEVEQILERKLSTTVSQDYTQTGGIQSVVEVLNGVDRSTERTILDTLEIDDPELADEIKKRMFVFEDIVTLDNRAIQRVIREVENDDLRLSLKVASDEVKEVVFSNMSTRMVETFKEEMEFMGPVRLRDVEESQSRIVAVIRRLEEVGEIVIARGGGDDIIV, from the coding sequence ATGGCAAAAAGACAAACATTAACAGGCAAACAAAAAGCAGCTATTTTATTAATCTCTTTAGGTCCTGATGTTTCTGCTCAAGTCTATAAACATCTAACGCCAGAAGAAATCGAAAAGCTAACGTTGGAAATTTCGTCTGTAAAGAAAGTGGATGGGAATCAAAAGGAAGAAATACTCGAACAATTTCACGAAATAGCGATGGCGCAGGACTATATTTCCCAAGGTGGTATTAGTTACGCAAAGACTGTTTTAGAAAAAGCGTTAGGAGAGGATAAAGCGGATGATATCATCAAACGTTTAACCTCCTCTTTGCAAGTGAAACCATTTGATTTTGCCAGAAAAGCAGAGCCGGGACAAATTATTAATTTTATTCAAAACGAGCATCCACAAACGATCGCACTTGTTCTATCGTATTTGGATGCGGAACAGTCTGCCCAAATTTTGTCAGAGTTACCACAAGAGATGCAAGCAGATATTGCGAAACGAATTGCGGTAATGGACTCAACTTCTCCAGAAATTATTGCAGAAGTCGAACAAATTTTGGAGCGTAAATTGTCTACTACTGTATCACAGGATTATACACAGACTGGTGGTATTCAATCCGTAGTGGAAGTGTTAAATGGTGTCGATCGTAGTACGGAACGGACCATTTTGGATACATTGGAAATTGATGATCCTGAGTTAGCGGATGAGATTAAGAAAAGGATGTTTGTATTTGAAGATATCGTAACATTGGATAATAGAGCAATCCAGCGAGTAATACGTGAAGTCGAAAACGATGACCTGCGCTTATCGCTTAAAGTGGCAAGTGATGAAGTGAAGGAAGTTGTCTTCAGTAACATGTCTACTCGTATGGTTGAAACGTTTAAAGAAGAGATGGAATTCATGGGACCAGTACGATTACGTGATGTAGAAGAATCACAATCGCGAATTGTTGCCGTGATCAGACGTCTGGAGGAAGTTGGCGAAATTGTCATCGCCAGAGGCGGAGGAGATGATATTATTGTCTAA
- the fliF gene encoding flagellar basal-body MS-ring/collar protein FliF — MNEKLKQYKEKAASFYSSISKKQKGLLFGVIGLLLAAIIIAAFWTSSQNGMVPLYSDLSLQEVGQITEELDARNVSYEITESGTGVQVPEAMADSLLVELAAQGIPDSGSIDYSFFAENSSFGVTDNEFEVMKLDAMQTELANLIMQIEGIDGAEVKLNIPEDPVFISDQQEASSASIVIQTAAGYQFEPSEINALYNLVSKSVPNLSNDNIVIMNQHFEYFDLNNENSFDNSNTYTSQQQIKSDIESDIERNVKKMLGSMIGMNKVAISVSTDIDFTQEQRVEEIVEPVDEENDTLPVSVETITESFTGAQPEDSAAGVEDGEIANYPADTEGNVGDYELVKESVNNEFNRIKKDIVESPYKVRDLGIQVAIDNSRLNENGETELLSAQEQANVEESVASILDSIIATSIDKSYGEVTPNEKVSIVFQPFEGTDTLSTPTVTTAIPMWVYIVGGLLILAIIVLIWMLRRNRAENDIVEEMETTTYEDQEIPPITQAEDSDNTIRRKQLEKYAADKPEDFAKLLRSWISED; from the coding sequence ATGAACGAGAAATTGAAGCAATACAAGGAAAAAGCGGCTAGCTTTTACAGTTCCATATCCAAAAAACAAAAAGGGCTACTTTTTGGTGTAATCGGTTTGTTGTTAGCGGCTATTATTATAGCTGCGTTCTGGACTTCTTCTCAAAACGGCATGGTACCGTTATACAGTGATTTGTCACTGCAGGAAGTCGGTCAAATTACCGAAGAATTGGATGCTCGTAATGTAAGCTATGAGATTACTGAATCCGGAACAGGTGTGCAAGTTCCAGAGGCAATGGCAGATTCACTGCTAGTAGAACTTGCTGCACAAGGGATACCGGATAGCGGCAGCATAGACTATTCTTTTTTTGCAGAGAATAGTTCGTTTGGTGTTACGGATAATGAATTTGAAGTAATGAAACTCGACGCTATGCAAACGGAATTAGCTAATTTAATCATGCAGATAGAAGGGATAGATGGTGCGGAAGTCAAATTAAATATTCCTGAAGATCCGGTGTTTATCAGCGATCAGCAGGAAGCTTCCTCTGCATCGATTGTAATCCAGACAGCTGCTGGCTATCAATTCGAACCAAGTGAGATTAATGCATTATATAATTTAGTATCAAAATCAGTACCGAACCTTTCTAATGATAATATCGTCATTATGAACCAACATTTTGAGTATTTTGATTTGAATAATGAAAATTCATTTGATAATAGCAATACATATACATCGCAACAGCAAATTAAGTCAGACATTGAATCAGACATCGAGCGTAATGTTAAGAAAATGCTAGGATCTATGATTGGGATGAACAAAGTAGCTATATCTGTTTCTACGGATATTGATTTTACACAAGAGCAAAGAGTAGAAGAGATAGTTGAACCAGTTGACGAAGAGAATGATACGTTACCTGTCAGTGTCGAAACGATAACGGAGTCATTCACTGGTGCCCAGCCTGAAGACAGTGCTGCTGGGGTAGAAGATGGTGAGATTGCCAATTATCCAGCTGATACTGAAGGGAATGTCGGCGATTACGAATTGGTGAAGGAATCCGTTAACAATGAATTTAACCGGATCAAAAAAGATATCGTCGAAAGCCCTTATAAAGTCAGGGATTTAGGTATTCAGGTTGCGATCGATAACTCAAGGTTGAATGAAAACGGTGAAACAGAACTACTTTCTGCTCAAGAGCAGGCAAATGTTGAAGAGAGTGTCGCTTCTATATTGGATTCTATTATCGCCACATCGATTGATAAATCTTATGGTGAAGTGACGCCAAATGAAAAGGTCTCGATCGTTTTTCAACCATTTGAGGGAACGGATACGTTATCGACTCCTACTGTTACGACAGCGATACCGATGTGGGTTTATATTGTAGGAGGTTTGTTAATCTTAGCGATTATCGTCCTTATTTGGATGCTTCGGAGAAATCGAGCAGAAAATGATATTGTAGAAGAAATGGAAACGACGACTTATGAGGATCAGGAGATCCCGCCAATTACGCAAGCTGAGGATTCCGACAATACTATCAGACGGAAACAGTTAGAGAAATATGCAGCAGATAAACCTGAAGATTTTGCCAAACTGTTGCGAAGCTGGATTTCCGAGGATTAA
- the fliE gene encoding flagellar hook-basal body complex protein FliE: MNIYSLENIQSNNIQTTALPTQTVGQSQQNFADNLKQAVESINQAQVESDKKTQALANGEIDDLHDVMITAQKASIMLQTGVQVQKKVVDAYNEVMRMQV, from the coding sequence ATGAATATCTATTCATTAGAAAATATCCAATCTAACAACATTCAAACAACAGCACTACCAACCCAAACAGTTGGTCAGTCACAACAAAATTTTGCGGATAATTTAAAACAAGCAGTAGAGAGTATTAATCAAGCGCAGGTCGAATCTGACAAAAAGACACAAGCACTGGCAAATGGTGAAATTGACGATTTGCATGATGTAATGATTACCGCACAAAAAGCGAGTATTATGTTGCAAACAGGCGTACAAGTTCAGAAAAAAGTAGTCGATGCATACAACGAAGTGATGAGAATGCAAGTCTAA
- the flgC gene encoding flagellar basal body rod protein FlgC — translation MSIFNAINTSGSGLTAQRLRMDTISSNIANADTTRATMNENGEYEPYRRKMTVFGSKGQSFSSVLNQATTGSSSAGNGVKVSDIVEDDEPFQLVYNPNHPDANEEGYVEIPNVDPLQEMVDMMSATRSYEANVTALNASKTMLMKALEIGK, via the coding sequence ATGTCAATTTTTAATGCAATTAATACAAGTGGGAGTGGTTTAACTGCTCAACGTCTTCGTATGGACACGATCTCCTCCAATATTGCTAATGCAGATACGACAAGGGCTACCATGAATGAAAATGGTGAATATGAACCATATCGAAGAAAAATGACGGTTTTCGGTTCAAAGGGACAAAGCTTTTCTTCTGTACTCAACCAGGCGACTACGGGATCAAGCAGTGCTGGGAACGGAGTGAAGGTATCAGATATTGTAGAAGACGATGAGCCTTTTCAGCTAGTATATAATCCGAATCATCCTGATGCGAATGAAGAAGGGTATGTCGAAATACCTAATGTTGATCCTTTGCAAGAAATGGTTGACATGATGAGTGCTACTAGATCTTATGAGGCAAATGTCACAGCGCTTAACGCATCCAAAACCATGCTGATGAAGGCGCTGGAAATAGGTAAATAA
- the flgB gene encoding flagellar basal body rod protein FlgB, producing MSLFGGTIQSLENSLQYASVKNQTIANNIANVDTPNYKAKSVQFNNILNDELSKGFKTSRTDARHLDFSTESSAVRVTTNTSSTYNHNGNNVDVDKEMTDLAKNQIYYQALVDRINGKFSSLQSVIRGGN from the coding sequence ATGTCTTTATTTGGAGGAACGATCCAATCATTAGAAAATTCGTTGCAGTATGCTTCAGTAAAAAACCAGACCATAGCCAATAATATCGCTAATGTCGATACTCCAAACTACAAAGCAAAAAGTGTGCAATTCAATAATATTCTTAACGACGAGTTGTCTAAAGGGTTTAAAACGTCCAGAACGGATGCAAGACATCTTGATTTTTCGACAGAATCATCTGCTGTTCGAGTCACAACAAATACGAGTTCTACATATAACCACAACGGCAATAATGTTGATGTGGATAAAGAGATGACAGACTTGGCAAAAAATCAAATTTATTATCAGGCACTAGTCGATCGGATTAATGGGAAGTTTTCCAGTCTGCAGAGCGTCATTAGGGGAGGAAATTAA
- the codY gene encoding GTP-sensing pleiotropic transcriptional regulator CodY, translated as MELLDKTRKINAMLQKTKGKSVDFSDMSKTLRDVIGANIFIVSRKGKLLGFAINQQIENERMKKMLEERQFPETYTDNLFNITATTTNLDIESEYTAFPVENRDLFQNGLTTIVPIIGGGQRLGTLILSRLSDSFNDDDLILAEYGATVVGMEILHEKTEEIEEEARSKAVVQMAISSLSYSELEAIEHIFEELNGIEGLLVASKIADRVGITRSVIVNALRKLESAGVIESRSLGMKGTYIKVLNDKFLRELKHYHI; from the coding sequence ATGGAACTATTAGATAAAACGAGGAAAATTAATGCCATGCTTCAAAAGACAAAGGGGAAATCCGTTGACTTTTCAGACATGTCCAAAACATTACGTGATGTAATTGGAGCGAATATTTTTATTGTCAGTCGAAAAGGAAAATTATTAGGATTTGCGATCAACCAGCAAATAGAAAATGAACGAATGAAGAAAATGCTGGAGGAACGACAATTTCCAGAAACGTATACCGATAATTTATTTAATATCACAGCTACCACTACAAATTTGGATATCGAAAGTGAATATACGGCATTCCCTGTAGAGAACCGTGATTTGTTTCAGAATGGTTTAACAACTATTGTACCAATTATTGGTGGTGGACAACGCTTAGGTACATTGATTTTAAGTCGTTTGTCAGATAGTTTTAATGATGATGATTTGATTTTAGCAGAATATGGTGCAACGGTAGTCGGAATGGAAATCCTTCACGAAAAAACAGAAGAAATTGAAGAAGAAGCTCGTAGTAAAGCTGTCGTACAAATGGCAATCAGCTCACTTTCATATAGTGAATTAGAAGCAATTGAGCACATCTTTGAAGAGTTAAATGGTATTGAAGGACTACTGGTTGCTAGTAAAATAGCGGACAGAGTCGGTATTACACGTTCAGTTATTGTTAATGCACTGCGTAAGTTAGAGAGTGCAGGTGTTATTGAATCAAGATCGTTAGGGATGAAAGGTACTTATATTAAAGTGTTGAATGATAAGTTCTTACGAGAGTTAAAGCATTATCATATATAA
- the hslU gene encoding HslU--HslV peptidase ATPase subunit, protein MSIDFTPKQIVEKLNEYIIGQTDAKKAVAVALRNRYRRMQLPEELRHEIVPKNILMIGPTGVGKTEVARRLARLVGAPFIKIEATKYTEVGYVGRDVESMVRDLVETAVRMVKEEAMAEVQDKAEKQANKRIVELLVPSKKKSNNSKNPFDFFMNANQDEEQQEDNGNSLEADNSIRQQRQQTKKMLELGELEDRMVTIEVEEQSANMFDMLQGSGMEQMGMNMQDAFGQLFPKKKKKRTLAVKDARKVLTQQEAQKLIDMDYVTQQAVERAEQTGIIFIDEMDKIAVKQEQSANVSREGVQRDILPIVEGSSIVTKYGPVKTDHMLFIAAGAFHMAKPSDLIPELQGRFPIRVEFEKLTVADFKRILEEPSNALIKQYKALLETEGITITFTEEAINRLAEIAYQVNQETDNIGARRLHTILEKLLEELSYEASDIGIGNVEITENYVNEKLKTIATNKDLSQFIL, encoded by the coding sequence ATGTCCATCGACTTTACACCAAAACAAATTGTGGAAAAATTAAATGAATACATAATTGGCCAGACAGATGCCAAAAAAGCAGTAGCGGTTGCTTTGCGGAATCGATATCGACGAATGCAGCTGCCTGAGGAATTACGTCATGAAATAGTACCGAAAAATATTTTAATGATTGGTCCAACGGGAGTCGGAAAAACAGAAGTAGCAAGAAGATTAGCAAGATTAGTTGGAGCCCCATTTATTAAAATTGAAGCAACCAAATATACAGAGGTCGGTTATGTTGGCCGTGACGTGGAATCAATGGTACGGGATCTTGTCGAGACGGCTGTTCGAATGGTAAAGGAAGAAGCAATGGCTGAAGTACAGGATAAAGCGGAGAAGCAAGCTAATAAACGAATTGTAGAATTGCTCGTTCCGTCGAAAAAGAAATCAAATAATTCAAAAAATCCTTTTGACTTCTTTATGAATGCGAATCAAGATGAGGAACAGCAAGAAGATAATGGTAACTCCTTGGAAGCCGACAACAGTATTAGACAACAACGGCAGCAGACGAAAAAAATGTTGGAATTAGGTGAATTAGAAGATCGCATGGTAACCATTGAAGTCGAGGAACAGTCAGCTAATATGTTTGATATGCTGCAAGGATCAGGGATGGAACAAATGGGCATGAACATGCAAGATGCTTTTGGCCAGCTATTTCCTAAAAAGAAAAAGAAACGTACATTAGCAGTAAAGGATGCTAGAAAAGTATTAACACAACAGGAAGCTCAGAAGTTAATTGATATGGATTACGTGACACAGCAAGCGGTTGAACGAGCCGAACAAACCGGTATCATTTTCATTGACGAAATGGACAAGATTGCAGTGAAGCAAGAGCAATCAGCCAATGTCTCTCGGGAAGGGGTACAACGTGACATTCTGCCGATCGTAGAAGGTTCATCCATTGTTACGAAGTATGGACCGGTTAAAACAGATCACATGCTTTTCATTGCAGCAGGTGCCTTTCATATGGCAAAGCCTTCTGATTTGATACCGGAGTTACAGGGGCGTTTTCCGATTCGGGTTGAATTCGAGAAATTGACTGTAGCTGATTTCAAACGAATACTGGAAGAACCTTCAAATGCGTTAATAAAGCAATATAAAGCATTGCTGGAGACAGAAGGCATTACGATTACCTTTACAGAGGAAGCCATCAATCGCTTGGCAGAGATAGCTTATCAGGTGAATCAGGAAACGGATAATATCGGTGCAAGAAGATTACACACTATTTTAGAGAAGTTATTAGAGGAATTATCCTATGAAGCATCTGACATTGGTATAGGAAATGTAGAAATTACAGAAAACTATGTAAATGAGAAATTAAAAACAATCGCAACGAACAAAGATTTAAGTCAATTTATTTTATAA
- the hslV gene encoding ATP-dependent protease subunit HslV, translating to MGTFHATTIFAIQHNGKSAMCGDGQVTFGNQVVMKHTAKKVRRLYRDQVLAGFAGSVADAFTLFESFETKLETHDGNLSRAAVELAKDWRNDKYLRKLEAMLIVMNKDELLLVSGTGEVIEPDDGILAIGSGGHYALSAGRALKQHASNMEAKDIARASLEIAGEICVFTNDQLILEELE from the coding sequence ATGGGTACTTTTCATGCAACAACCATATTTGCTATCCAGCACAATGGCAAGTCCGCGATGTGTGGCGATGGTCAGGTTACATTTGGCAACCAGGTTGTGATGAAGCACACAGCAAAAAAAGTAAGACGGTTGTATCGTGACCAAGTTTTGGCGGGTTTTGCTGGTTCAGTAGCTGATGCATTTACGCTTTTTGAAAGCTTCGAGACCAAATTAGAAACACACGATGGTAATCTATCACGAGCAGCAGTAGAATTGGCGAAAGACTGGCGCAATGATAAATACTTAAGAAAGCTTGAAGCGATGCTGATTGTAATGAACAAAGATGAATTATTACTTGTATCGGGTACAGGCGAAGTTATTGAACCAGATGATGGAATTCTGGCGATCGGTTCTGGCGGACATTATGCACTTAGTGCCGGAAGAGCTTTGAAACAACATGCATCTAATATGGAAGCGAAAGATATCGCTCGTGCGTCACTGGAAATTGCAGGCGAGATTTGTGTGTTTACAAATGATCAGTTAATTCTCGAAGAACTGGAATAA
- the xerC gene encoding tyrosine recombinase XerC, with protein sequence MNFYKSWLLYVDYLKIEKNATKLTIEAYEQDISVFFTFLKEQGLISLHEVDYGVIRTFLTTLYARDLSKRSVNRYISSLRSFYKFLVREQIVKENPFVHLQLPKRDYTIPEFMYLEEIDVLFESIDTTTALGQRNMAILELLYGTGIRVSECVKIRIEDIDFELQTIFVQGKGNKERYVPLGGFAQRAIQTYILESRDQLISQKSQPGNYLFLNARGNPLTTRGIRMIMNRLVEESAMTLHIHPHKLRHSFATHLLDNGADLRAVQELLGHAHLSSTQIYTHVSKDRLNNVYRDAHPRAKR encoded by the coding sequence ATGAATTTTTATAAAAGCTGGTTATTATATGTTGATTATTTAAAAATCGAAAAAAATGCAACCAAATTAACGATAGAAGCTTATGAACAGGATATATCCGTCTTTTTTACATTTTTAAAAGAGCAGGGTCTGATCTCTTTACATGAAGTAGATTATGGTGTGATTCGTACTTTTTTAACCACATTATATGCACGCGATTTGTCCAAAAGGTCGGTTAACAGATATATTTCTTCCTTACGTTCCTTTTATAAATTTTTAGTCAGAGAGCAAATCGTTAAAGAAAATCCGTTTGTACATTTGCAATTGCCTAAACGTGACTATACTATTCCTGAGTTTATGTATCTGGAAGAGATCGATGTTTTGTTTGAGTCGATTGATACAACGACTGCGTTAGGACAACGAAATATGGCGATATTGGAATTGTTGTACGGAACAGGTATCCGAGTTAGTGAATGTGTAAAGATTCGGATAGAAGATATTGATTTCGAATTACAGACGATTTTTGTGCAAGGAAAAGGGAACAAGGAAAGATATGTCCCTTTAGGAGGTTTTGCACAGCGAGCGATTCAAACCTATATATTAGAAAGTCGTGATCAACTGATATCACAAAAAAGTCAGCCAGGTAATTATCTTTTTCTAAATGCACGTGGTAATCCGTTAACAACAAGAGGTATCCGTATGATTATGAATAGGTTGGTGGAGGAGTCCGCTATGACATTACATATTCATCCACATAAGTTGAGACACAGCTTTGCTACTCATCTGCTTGATAATGGAGCGGATTTAAGGGCGGTACAAGAGCTTTTAGGACATGCTCACTTATCTTCTACACAAATCTATACACACGTCTCAAAGGACCGCTTAAATAACGTATACAGGGATGCTCATCCACGAGCTAAACGATAG
- the topA gene encoding type I DNA topoisomerase has translation MAQYLVIVESPAKAKTIERYLGKKYKVRASMGHVRDLPKSQMGVHEEDNFEPKYITIRGKGPVLKELKTAAKKADQVFLAADPDREGEAIAWHLAHSLNIELDSKCRVVFNEITKDAVKESFKHPRTINMDLVDAQQARRILDRLVGYNISPLLWQKVKKGLSAGRVQSVAVKMIIDRENEIKNFKPEEYWSIESNFKKGRQKFEGSFYGQGGKKQALHSREDVDAILQTIKGKDFLVEKVNKRERKRNPSPSFTTSSLQQEAARKLNFRARKTMMVAQQLYEGIDLGKREGGITGLITYMRTDSTRVSDTAKAQAKDFITSNYGKEFNGYSNKSKNAEGAQDAHEAIRPTNALRDPDSLKTILSRDQFKLYKLIWERFIASQMAPAVMDTMTVHLTNQGVEFRANGSKVKFKGFMKVYTESSDDPNKQKDKWLPDLIEGETVNSDEMKPQQHFTQPPPRYTEARLVKTMEEEGIGRPSTYAPTLDTIQRRGYVALDSRRFVPTELGEMVNTIMEEFFPEIIDVAFTVKMEGDLDAIEEGKTKWVNIIDQFYQGFKKRLETADEEMEKVEIRDEPAGIDCEKCGHEMVYKMGRYGKFLACSNFPDCRNTKPILKEIGVDCPKCKDGNIVERKSKKRRIFYGCDNYPDCDFLSWDKPVGRSCPKCDQMLVEKRSKKKVQVQCSSCDYKEEEQG, from the coding sequence ATGGCACAATATCTAGTAATCGTTGAATCACCGGCAAAAGCCAAAACAATTGAAAGATATCTAGGGAAAAAATATAAAGTAAGAGCATCTATGGGCCATGTTCGTGACTTACCTAAAAGTCAAATGGGTGTACATGAAGAAGATAACTTTGAACCAAAATATATTACGATTAGAGGGAAAGGTCCCGTCTTAAAAGAATTAAAAACAGCTGCTAAAAAAGCAGATCAAGTGTTTCTGGCAGCCGATCCGGATCGTGAAGGGGAAGCTATTGCCTGGCATTTAGCCCACAGTTTAAATATTGAATTGGATTCTAAATGCCGCGTAGTGTTTAATGAAATAACAAAAGATGCAGTAAAAGAATCATTTAAGCATCCTAGAACCATTAACATGGATTTAGTAGATGCGCAACAGGCTAGAAGAATTTTAGATAGATTAGTTGGTTATAATATCAGTCCGTTATTATGGCAAAAAGTTAAAAAAGGTCTAAGTGCAGGACGTGTGCAGTCAGTTGCTGTGAAAATGATTATTGACCGCGAAAATGAAATTAAAAACTTTAAGCCTGAAGAGTATTGGAGCATAGAGTCTAACTTTAAAAAAGGTCGCCAAAAGTTCGAAGGAAGCTTTTACGGTCAAGGTGGTAAAAAACAAGCACTGCATTCGAGGGAAGATGTGGATGCGATTTTACAGACCATTAAAGGTAAAGATTTTCTTGTTGAAAAAGTAAACAAAAGAGAAAGAAAACGAAATCCATCTCCTTCTTTTACTACTTCCAGTTTACAACAGGAAGCCGCGAGAAAGTTAAATTTCAGAGCTCGGAAGACGATGATGGTTGCTCAGCAATTATATGAAGGAATTGACTTAGGTAAACGTGAAGGTGGCATTACCGGCTTAATTACCTATATGCGTACAGATTCGACGCGGGTTTCGGATACGGCGAAAGCACAGGCTAAGGATTTTATTACGAGTAACTATGGGAAGGAATTTAATGGTTACAGCAACAAGTCTAAAAATGCAGAAGGTGCACAGGATGCCCATGAGGCAATCCGTCCAACCAATGCTTTACGTGATCCGGATTCATTGAAAACAATTCTTTCGAGGGATCAATTTAAGCTTTATAAATTAATCTGGGAACGATTTATCGCCAGCCAAATGGCACCTGCTGTAATGGATACAATGACTGTCCATTTAACTAACCAGGGAGTAGAGTTCAGAGCGAATGGTTCTAAAGTTAAATTTAAAGGGTTCATGAAGGTATACACGGAGAGCTCTGATGATCCTAATAAACAAAAAGATAAATGGCTGCCTGATTTAATAGAGGGCGAAACAGTTAATTCTGATGAAATGAAGCCGCAACAGCATTTCACACAGCCGCCTCCTCGCTATACGGAAGCAAGATTGGTCAAAACAATGGAAGAGGAAGGCATTGGTCGTCCTTCGACTTATGCTCCGACATTGGATACCATACAACGTCGCGGTTATGTAGCATTGGATAGCCGACGTTTCGTTCCGACAGAACTTGGTGAAATGGTCAATACGATTATGGAAGAATTCTTCCCGGAAATTATCGATGTTGCATTCACTGTCAAAATGGAAGGCGATTTGGATGCTATCGAAGAAGGAAAAACAAAATGGGTTAACATCATCGATCAATTCTATCAAGGTTTCAAGAAGCGGCTGGAAACAGCGGATGAAGAAATGGAAAAAGTTGAAATTCGTGATGAACCAGCTGGCATTGATTGCGAGAAATGTGGGCATGAGATGGTTTATAAAATGGGAAGATACGGAAAGTTCCTTGCTTGCTCGAACTTCCCGGACTGTCGTAACACCAAGCCTATCTTAAAAGAAATCGGTGTGGATTGCCCGAAATGTAAAGATGGAAACATCGTAGAGAGAAAATCGAAGAAAAGAAGAATCTTCTACGGCTGTGATAACTATCCGGATTGTGATTTCCTCTCCTGGGATAAGCCAGTAGGCAGAAGTTGTCCAAAATGTGATCAAATGTTAGTTGAGAAGAGATCGAAGAAAAAAGTACAGGTTCAATGTTCCTCATGTGATTATAAAGAGGAAGAACAAGGCTGA
- the dprA gene encoding DNA-processing protein DprA, translating to MEKKEWRLVHLHYIVGSNRRLLARVIQQDPELTHLYDWDKQNWKTIFNLPDKKASAIVSQLHLQAIKQKIVQFAEQYHIITIFNIRYPTNLLEIPDPPFVLYLQGNLEILSHSPNLSVIGTRYPSQTARSVMNIILPPLLQENFLFTSGMALGIDGYAHETALANCSRTIAVLGSGFYHIYPTQHQYLYQQLIQENLVMTEYPPDHPPKKYYFPERNRIISGLSFGTLVIEAKEKSGSLITVDQALEQGKEVFAVPGNILADTSAGCHQLIKDGAKLVQKSEDILEEWHAKQLAIQS from the coding sequence ATGGAGAAAAAAGAATGGCGGCTAGTTCATTTGCACTACATTGTCGGATCAAATCGAAGACTTCTAGCACGTGTGATCCAGCAAGACCCCGAATTAACACATCTCTACGATTGGGACAAGCAAAATTGGAAAACCATATTCAATCTGCCAGATAAAAAAGCTTCTGCCATTGTCAGTCAATTACATCTTCAAGCAATAAAGCAAAAGATTGTCCAATTCGCAGAGCAGTATCATATCATTACCATTTTTAACATACGTTATCCCACTAATTTATTAGAAATTCCCGATCCACCATTTGTCTTGTACTTACAAGGAAATCTCGAGATCTTAAGTCATTCTCCTAATCTCAGCGTAATAGGTACACGTTATCCTTCTCAAACAGCCCGATCGGTAATGAACATCATTTTGCCCCCTCTGTTACAAGAAAATTTCCTATTTACGAGCGGCATGGCACTAGGAATCGATGGCTATGCTCATGAAACTGCTTTGGCGAATTGTTCCCGCACGATTGCGGTATTAGGAAGTGGTTTTTATCACATTTATCCAACGCAACATCAGTATTTATATCAACAACTTATTCAAGAGAATCTGGTAATGACAGAATATCCACCAGACCACCCGCCAAAAAAATATTATTTTCCTGAACGGAACCGAATCATTAGTGGTCTTAGTTTCGGAACGCTAGTTATCGAAGCAAAAGAAAAGAGTGGCAGTCTGATAACAGTTGACCAGGCATTAGAACAAGGGAAAGAAGTGTTTGCCGTCCCAGGAAACATTCTTGCTGATACCAGTGCAGGCTGCCACCAACTGATCAAAGACGGCGCTAAATTAGTCCAAAAAAGTGAGGATATTTTAGAAGAATGGCATGCTAAACAACTTGCTATACAGTCATAA